The DNA sequence ATTCATATACCAGAAGTTTTTCGTTTCCGTCAAGACAATATCCAAGAAGAGCAACAAGATGCCGATGTCGAACCTTGGTCAAAACAGCAATCTCAGACTTAAACTCTGCTGTTCCTTTGCCTGTGATTACTCCACACTCCATTCTTTTCACAGCAATTTTTGTTCCATCATGCAGTTCTCCTTTGTAGACTGTGCCGAAACCTCCTTGACCGAGTATATTCTCTTCACTGAAATTATTTGTCACATTTTTTAGCACCTGAATGGAAATCACCATGTTTCCTGCTTCAACCATTTGAATGTCACTTGATTCACCGGCAGAAACAGTATGAGTTTCACTAACAGCACCCACACTAACACTTGATCCTGCAACTGTGATCTTAACGCTATCATTATCTGATCCAGAATGGCGAGGATGAATTACTGTGGCATTTGGACTTTGAACTCTGCTAAAGCGCTTTTGTTTGCTCTTGTACAAACAGAAAGCAGCtacaagaattaaacaaagGACAAAGAGACCACCTACTACAGAAAACACAACAACTCCAACCCAATTTCGagatttatcatgatttttttgtgCATTAGTTTCTGAACCTGTACTGGATGTGCCTGTAGAAGATGTGCCAGTAGAGTTTGAATCAACTTTATCCTTCCCAATATCAGGATTTCCGCCGGTTTTAACGATCATATTACTTCTGAAAGCAGGTATCTTCCCATAAAGGTGGTTGTTAGATACATCAAACTCCATAAGCCCAGGCAGAGTCGTGAGCTCCTCAGGGATAGTGCCAGTAAGATTATTATTAGCAAGAACCAACCTCTGCAGAGATTTAAGTGAAGCAAAATCAGGAGAAATGGTACCTGTAAGCCCCATGTTCTCAAAGTTAACAATAGTTATGTTCCCATTATTACAAGTGATCCCAAACCAATCAGCACATGGATCATTTCCCTTCCAATTCTCAGAAAACTTTCTAGGATAATCCATcgattttataattgaaagcAATGTATCAATTCTAGGATCACAATCACCAGGTTGTGGCAAGCAAAAACTATTTGTATCCTTCGCCATATCAACCGAAACAGCTTCCCTGAATTTCGGCATTGGTCCTTGGAGCAAgttatttgtcaaattaacCACTTTCAAGGTGTCTAGATTCACCAACGACATCGGAACTGGCCCAGTGAATGAATTGTCCCTTAAATTCAGAGTCTCCAAATTCTTCAATCCCGAAAAATCAGGCAACGGACCTGAAAACCCATTAGAGTGCAACCAAACCTCCTTCAACAATGTCATGTTCTGTAAAACATCAATTCCTCCGCTAAGTTTCTGTCCATTCAGCCACAAAGATTGAATCTGGGATCCTGAGAAAGCCGAAGGCAGCTCTCCCTCCAAGTGATTAAGAGCCAAATGCAAGTTAGTCAAGCCAGGAAACTCATCAGGGCCCAAAAATGATGGAATCTTTCCAGTAATATTCGCAGAATTAGCCGAGAAATTCTGAAGGGTTGAAGCATTTCTAAGGCTTTCAGGTATTTCCCAAGCAGAAAGAGGATTGTTATCAATCTCGACAGATTGCAACGAAGACATGCCCGAGAAGAAATCATCAGGAATCAAAGTGAACTGATTGTTACTAAGCATTAACACTTGCAGTGAACTCAAACCTTTCAAACTTGGTAAAGGCCCAGAAATGTTGTTCCACTGTACCTCTAAACGCTCAAGCTGAGTCAGCGAAGAGAGTTCTTTAGGGAGTGTACCTGCCAGATTCTGGTGCCCAATCTGAATCCTGGTCACACGGTTCTCCGAGCATAATACATGGCCCCATTTACATGGATCCGGGTCGGACCATGAAAGTTCATCTGGTGGGTTCAGGCTTTTCTTTAGTGCAAACATGGCTGACGCGTCATCTGGACTGGTCTGCGAGTTTGCACAGAGAAAAACAGAAAGCAGCAGCAACCCATGAAAGATTGATGCCAAAGATTGAAACTTTACCCCTGAACAAGACTTCATTTTACTTGAAAACACAACAGAAACTCAAGTGAAGGCTGTCTCTAGGATTCTTTCGAACAGGGTGAATGCCTCACCCAGAATGTCGCTTCATTAGCTGAAACTTTCTTTCTTAAGAGCGAGAGGTCAGAAAAGAGGGGCTTTTTCTGGGAATTTTTCGCGAGAGAAAGAGGCGAACTATTTCTGCACCAGATTCGCTAAAGGCAAGGGCATTGGATCcagaagggggggggggggggggaaggggGGGCTTTTTCTGGGAATTTTTCGCGAGAGAAAGAGGCGAACTATTTCTGCACCAGATTCGCTAAAGGCAAGGGCATTGGATCcagaagggggggggggaggcGAAGGAGTGTAGATTGAAATGTAAagcaaaaaccaaaaaacttGTGATGAGTAGGAGTTGGAGCATTGAGAAGGGAGCTGGAGCACATGCAGGGGTGACCCCACAAGAACagataattttttctcaaaagagGGCTGCCCTAAAGATGACAGTGTTAAAAAGCTGGACAACGAGTGGATGATTCTTTGGAACATGGGCCAAACCCCAGTCTTGTGTTTCGGTTGTCTTGTGAGAGAAACAcaggagagagaaagaaaaagtatgtagatatatacatatggtaaatatttgaattagttttGCAGGCTGAGCTGTACTACAACTGTACATGTATTTATGGctaatttatatagatattatttttaaaaaaattaaaatcgtaattatatctaaaattggattataattgaaaaaaaatgacaatgatacctcaaattaaaatataatgcaAGAATAACGTGAGTGGTTAGCCCAATTAACAATTCactctattcttttttttaaaacatgcATGAGTACTTAGCCCATTTAACGACTCATgcatgttttttattttttcattgtaattgatattcataaaaataaactgacccaaaatccaaacaattcaaaaagaggatttttaattgatatttataaaaataaattgacccAAAATCCAAACAATTCAAAACGAGGAAAGGAACGCAAGGCCTATAATGCTCTTAGGATGTCCAATTTGAGAGAGGGTTCAAAATGCCCCCAAGTCCAATTTAAATAGAGTCCCTAGATAATACGCTAGGTgctttctaaaaataaattgacaaaaaaagtTCAATCGATCCAAGTTCAAAACGACCCCAATTTAAGAAAAGCCGCACAGGCCCACAAGAAAATTTAGAGATTTGATATTCTTCCACTtaaaattgacataattatatgatatatatatatatatactttcattATTAAGTTggcttattatttttatttttttcacgaaaataaatagaaaccACTTTTTCTATCagatttttttacttatttgtgAAATACATACATGCTTAATATActtcaaaatttaatgatataatactaaaatataataaaacaatattacttcaattttttgggACTTTTGAAGCGGTTACGTTGcccctttatttttcttccgaGGAATTTTAGTGGATCGGCATTTCCTGTTGCATTTAACCCCTCACAACGTTACAGAAATGCACCCCCTGATGGAATAACATAGACAACCACTCATTCCAGGTTCCTGGAAACTATCTTCGAACATGAGGAAATGCCAGTTTGATTGAACGAGCTTTCCCAGTTCTGCCCATCGAAATGTCGGACTTCGACATGTTTCAGCGTCCCAGGGTCTACACACCTGAACGTAACCGCTATGCCATCCGGATTTGATCTTGGAATGTAGAAGGAAGTAATGCCACAAACTCTGCAGAAAATGTGCTTTGCAGTGTGCGTGCCGAATGTATATGTAGTGAGGAACTGTTTGGAGTCTTCATCAAGCTCAAAATCGCTGGACGGAACAATGAAATGAGTATTTCCCCTCATGGAGCAATCTGAGCAGTTGCATTGCCAGGCTACAACGCTTGGTGGAGCTCGTACTTTCCATCTTACTCTTTTGCAGTGGCATCCGCCACCGTGCACGATTATCTCCGAATCCATTCGAGAATTACGTACCTGCAGTTTAAGGTTAGGATTGATATGTACAACGAAAGATCGCGCAAATAAAGAATgagaatcaaaataatatttctcacATGCCCTCTCACATGTAGGTGGTATTCTCTTTTTCAGACCTTGAATGTAAGACTCTTATTCCATACGAGTtctagtgtaattacacataaatttcatgtgctttgaaaaattacatttagtaccactgaagtttgctttcgtctaacaaataagttcctttattagtcaaaattcaccgttataagggtagtttcaattagaaaaaaattatttgagttGCAATAAATCAGCGATAAGTCAATTcaggataaatatcaattttcatttactttttttattaatataagaaattcaatgaatttacATAACGAGTGacctatttattagatggaaacaaatcataccaaatgtaatttttcaaattacaaaaaatctaCGTCCAATTATACCAAAGTTTAAACTGTTaaagagaaattaatattcaacTCCTAACAAATCTGCGAGTCTAGAATCAAGCTAGAATAAAATGCTAGTGAATTATCCATACTGAGCAAATAATAGCTTTCTGCCTGTCAATTTCATCtagaaaaatttacaatattaataagaaaaactaCACTCATGGATACAAGAAATGCATCTAGGaatgcaagaaaaaaggaagaaaaattaaaggttgggggaaagaaaatgagaaagaattaatctttaattaattatatcagtGTTAAACGATTACctcatctaaaaatttaaattgttattcattcaatatcaatattttcacaAGCTTCATTCATTTTACACTTGTACGTGAaacctttcttttataattggTGGCAATGAAATTCGAATCTAAAACCTTTTATTTTGCTCGATTCTGATACCAAGTTAAACCACTGCCTCGTCTAAAAACTAAAACCTAAACTAGAAAGGTgaatcattatttattaatattttaacaattagATCACCAGCATTAGTCACaacatcataattaattaacaaaagaagaaaaatccacCAATACATAGATGATAGAAAAAggagtaattttatttttggtgcCCAAACTCAAGACACCAAATCAGTTTTTCGACttcatcaattttggtccctgACGTTTGTTAAATccattaattttggtcctctagTTGGTTGACCGTGAGAACTAACAGAAATAGTTCGTGGTCAACTAATAAAAGGGACCAAATTGATGAAACTAACAATCCTTAcggatcaaaattgatttggtCAGAATATGAGATgtcaaaattgcaatattgTCTAAGTTGAGGAACgaaaagtgaaattatcccttgtagaaaaataattgaatcatATCTGCAGCAATTGCTCAACAGTATGCACATCTCTACTCACATCTCTACTCACAACTCTCTTCGTTCTTACCTAAACACAAAGAATGGGAAAAGCaggaaaaaaactaaattgagATAAAAGGAGAAATCAAATTCAGGGAGATCTGTTTGGGGCTATCTAAGTTAAGAAACCTAACATTACCTCAGCTACTTGGACCAAACTCTTCGATAGAAGTAAAGACAAAGAACGATAAGAGATCAATTTTTAGATTTGTGGCCTCGCGCGGCAGACGACGACGGCGATGCGAACGGCAGAGAAGAGGGCGCTTCAATTGCTATAATTTCACACAATAAAAGTGAGAGCaaacaacaaaagagaaaaaaaaatgcaaggaaaaacaagaaaagagaaggaaaagaagatcTGCCGACCGTTTGCcgaacaaaaatgaaagaacaagaaagagaagaagaaaaggaaagagagaagaaagaataaagaaaagaaagagaagaaagctGCCGACATAAAAGAaaggagagggagagaaaataataaaaaaataagctgccgatagaaaagaaaggagagggagagaaaataataaaaaaataaaagtaaaattacacACAGGTGTGCAAATCACAAAACCAAATAAGATTTTGTGTTAGAGATGGGCCTACATACAAAACCAAACAGAAGCTAAGAGTTCTTAGCTAAGAATAACAGCACATGCAACAAATTCAGTacaaagataatatatatatatatatatataaaagccTTTGGAAATGAACGatataaaaagagagagagaggaagctGAAATACCTCTGAAAGAAGCCCACGAATCTGAATGAGAGTCAAAAGGTGTTTGAGCATAAAATAGAGAGTTGTGCCTGTGTTACCAcgggttaaatacaatttaaacacagggggtaaattgcattttattttattgcacTTTTTCATCAACACAGGTCTtgatatatctatattttcgtattttgagttgtatattgtatttaacccGCTCGATCACAGcttcaagaataaaaaattctctccgattgtatatatgtatctatatcTATTGTACTTTgagttaaatgtaatttacctttgtatgatatttgaattgagcaaaaaaatattttatgaaaaaaattagcaaattatttcatatgttttgaaaaataaagcatattACCTCCTATCGACGGTTTAAATAGGAAGGTAGTTTGCTTCATTACTCATATCacatgaataaattacatatttttcgtattattataaaagaaaacatcttattgaactaattttttaatattcaaatttgtcctttaattaatttttttccttcagaAACATTTGGTCACAATAGTTATTCgagtatttttttagtaatctCACAATGAAGTTTTTTGCTTATTCCATATTTTGTTCTCacttttattgtatatttttttactctgACTTCATATTTCTTTCGTCtcatggatttttttttcttttttttgggtaaatataattttcattaagtaaataatagtacagtacaacagtgctcatcCACTGGTATTTCCCTCGACAAGCCAAGgaatacgccataatctatataatgcACATGTGCTAACAGATCTataaagattaatactaaCAATCCATCTGTCTAACATCATTCACAATTACAGTAGCGAGAATCTCGGACGGGCGCTCAGTCTGCTCAAATCATCTCAATTcgatttcatttcttcttatGGCTCAcactatgattttttttttttataattttttttgtttcacgttataattattttttatatgtccAGGAGTACGAGAATCGCGTGTGGTGATAAATAGTATAACGTAAAATTAACTCCCCACCTCCACTCCCACTTTATGCCATCATAATAATCTATACCTTTCTATattgcctttttctttttttttttcataatttttttgtcttatgtaaaattaaaataaatccatAAAGGATAAACAATCTTATCGTAAAAAgtaatatctttttctttttttacagtATACATTTAAGAAATATGCCTACGTATAGAGTGCTCAAATTTCACTAggaattgataaataatacaattgaTGCGTTTGTTATATGCTAGGAAAAATAATGTGAGATGTACatgcacaaatatatatttaaaggtgacttatatcattcattaattatgaaatatattaagtttataaatttatttatatttaaaggaACCACTGCAGCGCACCTAATGCTTATTATCTCGATAAAtgcatatattatttaaaaatttaattaagtaaaaatatagaatatttaataaattaaagaatattgTTTTTAAGTTTACTAAGTACTTTAATTATGAATGAAAAGATCATATTcattaaacttaataatttagaacttttaaaaattattgtaaaagcTTTCTATTAAATGCAAAAGCAAAAGCCAAATaccaatataattaaataagcaGGGGTGTCAATAAGTAGGGTAAAACCTTACCCAAAcccataaattaatattcagaCCCCGAACCCTTGGACCCAATACATAAGACACAGGTCAGACCCAaacccattaaaaaaattatagattggaTTTGGTTGGGTCTCTACCCATCAATACCTATATGTCTAAATACCCAATTCGattcaaaagattttttttttggtctagaccctaCCCGGACCCAAAATATCGGGTCCAAAACAATGACTAGGTCTAGAAACCCATAAGGTCTTGAGGGAGTTGGATAGGGTCTCagtattatttgatataatgggtctttcatatatacatatatatatgatgctATTTCGATAATTGCGGATAGACTAACCAAATAAACTTACTTTTCACCTATGACGCAAAGTGATTCTTTAGATCAATAAGTTGAGTTTTACATTTCAGGAATTATAAGATTGCATGGcgtgcttatatatatatatatttatttattttatagagattctcaattttctttgCACTCTGGGGAAAATTTACAAAGGGCATTAggttaaaaattacatttcactACGATATCTCGTCCTCAACCagatagaaaattaaaaagaataattcaGATTTtagaagatatgatgagagcttgTACAATTGAGTTTAGAAAAATTGAGATGATCACTTACATGACAGTTTCCCATATAATGTTTTTCATGAAATGTCGATGCTTATGTTGGGATGTTAGGGGTCACGACAACTTAAAGGTATTGAATTGACACAAAAAGTGATAGACAAAGTATAAATAGTTAAGAAGTGTTTGAAAACAATACAAGATTAATAGAAGTATTACTTGggttattaaatataaaatatgaagaaaagtTTCTTTAAGGGTGACAAAGAATATTGAGAtttgatgaaaagaaaaaaaaaaagaaaaaagttgagTCCAAGGTATACTTGCGTGTACGAAAGTTCGGAGAGAATTGAACCACTAGCGTGTCAATTAACACTACTAGCAAATGCATAACATATTTCATATATCGATACTACAACGATACCGATCTGGTCCTAAGCATATTGTGCACAAATCAgagatagaaaattcaaaaaacttaATGTATGTGGAAGAGCTAATGGACATCCTGGATAAAAACATAAAGGAATTATGAGATAAAGAGATAAAGAGATAACTATAACGAGAGTAAAATAGAGTTATCGCTGTGCAAGAAAACTAATTGAGAggttaagaatatataaaaaagaagaacctATATTTGTTTTTCGAGTAGATAAACTCTTAAATTTCAaggatgaaatttttattaggagcgGAGAATTGAAACATccacaaatttttaatacacaATTGAGGGATGATTTggtaaatatttacaaaatttagttaattagtaaataaattatatattcgaattttgataatattaaaattttaacggaATATATTggagttttataaaatattgggagcaaattatatacaaaaacaaaaagaggaAAGTAAtgagtattttgaaaaagaatgtTCCTCATTACATAAAACGACTTTTATTTATCAAGAATTCATTGCCCTCCTCTTCTAGTATGGGGatgaatataatattcataatcATGTTAGGTAAATAATAGCAATTGTTAAGTAATATTCTAACATCCGGACTAACTACTAAGTAAACCTCTCTTACAACTTCAACAACAATTTGTTTGCCATCTCCAAGCCGCAGGACCACATATCCTTCACTTAGTCTTTCTCTTCTTGCCATCACCTACaaattattccaaatgtgAGGCCCACAACTAGTATCTAATACCCAAGAAGTGGTGTTAGCTACCATATTAACTTCAACCACAAATATATTGGAGGCAAGATATTTCTTGTAATTCCTCTTCCAATGCCCTTTTTCATGACAATAATGACATTCATCGTCCGCCTGATTGCTCTTCACAACCTTATGTCTTTTTCCCTTCCCTTGAGCCCCCTTATTGTCACTTGAGCCCATATCCTTCGCCTTCTTCATCCAATGAAAAGCATTCTTGTCCATGAACTTACAAGAGAATGAGCAAGCATTATATACAATGATTTCTTAACCATCACCTTGTACTGCACCAACATGTTCATTAGTTGAGGAATGGACTTCTCAAGCCCATTCatgttaaaattaacaatgaaaATGTCAAATGAAGGTGGAAAATACTGGAGGAACACATTAATATGTGTGTCATTGTCCATAATTGCCTTCAAGTTTTCTAGCTTCACTACTGGAGAGAGCATCTTGACGCAGTACTTATGAATATACGACCCCTTAGTCATCTCCTAGAACTCATTCGTCACATCGTTTCTAGTATGCTTATCTGAAACTCAATACAacttttataacaaaaatggatTAAGTGAACCCATTTCAATCATGTTGTTTTTGTATCTTGTTACTCATTGAAGCCGACAAGGGGAGTGGTGTTCATCATTATGCAAATGCTTAAACGACTCTCGTTCTTCATTGAATGACCCCTCCAAAAGGGTTTTAGGAGGAGAGTACTCAAGTACATAAGTGTGACATCCCCTACGGCACTACCTTTATAATCGCTAATTATTATACACCCTCCTTAATCATAACCCAtcgtataaattttttttatttaaaacaaacacacaaaTGCTATTTTTATCAGTATATTAAATACTCACTTGTAGTATTTATGAAcataaagaaaagagaaagtaaAGGTTTTAGTTATAACAAAtcttaaaatacaatttcagCCAAAGTCTAATATCTTTGTAATTATGTGGCTAAAACTctcaattcaaaataaaattgttgacTCACCTAGTAATACTGACGATCAGTTAATGGTTCACTTTGGCTAGTCACTATGACTTATtccttgaaaaatatatggaaGGGACTGAgttgcctactcaataagtaaaattaattagcttatatatacacacataggCACACACAGTAAGACCATTTTCATGCAATGACaccaaacaacaaatattcatTACACAATCACCATAAAATCACCAAGTCACCCATATCACAACAATATATTAAGCTACAGTGTAATATAtccaaaattattgtttattttcataagaCTTTGCTTAACCTAATTAGAGTGCATCAATCAATGATTTTGccaaccatcatcatctcaatCACTTAATATACAGTGTATGATACGCATTGAATGTGATATTCCCACACCACTGCAATGTGTAGTAATATCAGTAAAGACATCATAACAAACATGACATCCCTATACTACCCTCAGTGTATAGATATCAATACAGAATATTCCACACTACTGGGATACCCTGTTACCTTACGTGCCATGATACCTAGctatataatcataattttttctacatCACATATTACATCATTAATCACATCGTCATCATTATTGCCATCATTCATAACATCGTAAACCATTGAATATATCCCAATTAGGTATATCTTTTtactcaattttaaatattttcatccataaattcatcattcaatttcattcaacaatCACATATAGTGCAACACAATTATTCATTCATCTTTCTTACACAATAACCACATATAAGCACATGACGACAACTTCTTGCATCCACCACTTCCAATCCCCTCACTCAGCCATTTCTCCCTCTCATTCTCGTCTCTTCCTctctcataaaaaaaattagcaaattacccctatcAATCTTTTAGACAGgggataatttgttattttttttcacagaatttgtttttgcttatttctcatatcataTGGAggcaaattatattctttttctattttttaaaatatatttataagctcccaatatcttattttaaaatttgtaagcacgttttcaaaaaattatcaaatactttattttttattttttataagatgccaaatatcttataaactaTACATATCTatcaatactatatataattgaaaagcaCCTTCTCGATATCTTTAATTTATtggtatattatttttttcttaagttaaatatattttttaaccttttaactcatcatgatttttcataactatcttttggtatttttttcctcattcatttttatcttatatatactatcttatatatattttaggcaattttaattctataataaataaataatataatttcaaaaaatactatatttcaaatattttataaaaattatgcacatgTATAAAATACGTTACACTTactaattttaagtaatttataagCTCACCCCAAAACAACCAATAAGTTAAAGGCATGGTTTTCAAAATCGACTCGGACTGGCTGATTCAACCGGTTCAATAAAGAACTGGCCATGTGTCCGGTCCGAGTCAAGGTCTTAAAATCAGGGCCTATCGACCCAATTTGGTCAAAAAATCGATCCAGCTCATACCCAATTCAAacagttttaataatttttaaatttttttctaataatacaataaaatatatgtttcactaacaaatatagtgaaatatacaaaatgagaAGCAAATAAATgccaaagaaaatatataggcAATTGCTTCAtggataattatttaaataaattatcacatATTTATAGTGTAAATAACTTAAGCTtgcttcatatttttttaatgtggaACAAATGGAAAAGTGCATAATCTTTGCTTACACTTTTTCAATGTGAGACGATGAGAATGTAATTGAACTTGGCCAGACATTTTCAACGTGTGGTAATGAGTACTTCTAATAGTCATTAGAGTTTTTCATCAACTTCACAATCTATGTATATCTCTTTTTCATCATACTTCTCCaatcttttttgaattttttttatatgaaggCAACAATTGCTAAAATActgttataaattttatttatttaatcaattcatatataatttatttgagggttttctaattttaattttttattagtttgaatttttatttaatttgcttcCTCCAAGAggtttgtgattttttattgttaaattattataaatctaTTCATTTATAAACTGTATCAtgttataaaatgttattataaattgtatcAATGTAATAGGtatataatgtattatatgctacatatatatgtagggtaaattacaatgaccttTCCTgacatttgatataattatgaataccccattgttgtttgaaaaattacaaatatcctctaatgtttgatcaaattatgtaAACCTcggatggaggtatgaaattgccAATTTTGTCCTaacagtatttttttaaaaaaaaaaaataaaaatttgtaaaaaactTGGATGGGGTGGAtggaaaaagatttaaaattataaaaaaaaatatctatttagtccataaaaaataaaaaaattacaaaataaataaaatgataaaaaataatattttggttggttcaccaaaaaaaggatgaaaatccaacgaattgggctaattgttagacgactgTTAAAATCAGAGggatattagtaattttttcaaacaacgagaggGTATTCGTAGTTATGTCAAATCTGAAGAGAgaatgatgtaatttaccctatatatgtatatataataatgttcggatcaattagtttttttttttaattcgatCCAATTGATCGAGCCATTAAATCAATAACTTGACTGATTCGATACTCGATCCGATTTTGAATACATTGTTTATAGGTTTTTTAATCAATGTAGCCCGGCTCACATCAATCCGGCTTGCTGGATACTCTTCAACCGCCAAAAGGTCTGCAACTGTTGGATATTGCGCCTTGCGCGACTCTTTTCCCTCTTTTCCATGTACTGATGTACATATACTTTC is a window from the Sesamum indicum cultivar Zhongzhi No. 13 linkage group LG15, S_indicum_v1.0, whole genome shotgun sequence genome containing:
- the LOC105178216 gene encoding centromere protein V, whose product is MDSEIIVHGGGCHCKRVRWKVRAPPSVVAWQCNCSDCSMRGNTHFIVPSSDFELDEDSKQFLTTYTFGTHTAKHIFCRVCGITSFYIPRSNPDGIAVTFRCVDPGTLKHVEVRHFDGQNWESSFNQTGISSCSKIVSRNLE
- the LOC105178215 gene encoding receptor protein kinase TMK1, translating into MKSCSGVKFQSLASIFHGLLLLSVFLCANSQTSPDDASAMFALKKSLNPPDELSWSDPDPCKWGHVLCSENRVTRIQIGHQNLAGTLPKELSSLTQLERLEVQWNNISGPLPSLKGLSSLQVLMLSNNQFTLIPDDFFSGMSSLQSVEIDNNPLSAWEIPESLRNASTLQNFSANSANITGKIPSFLGPDEFPGLTNLHLALNHLEGELPSAFSGSQIQSLWLNGQKLSGGIDVLQNMTLLKEVWLHSNGFSGPLPDFSGLKNLETLNLRDNSFTGPVPMSLVNLDTLKVVNLTNNLLQGPMPKFREAVSVDMAKDTNSFCLPQPGDCDPRIDTLLSIIKSMDYPRKFSENWKGNDPCADWFGITCNNGNITIVNFENMGLTGTISPDFASLKSLQRLVLANNNLTGTIPEELTTLPGLMEFDVSNNHLYGKIPAFRSNMIVKTGGNPDIGKDKVDSNSTGTSSTGTSSTGSETNAQKNHDKSRNWVGVVVFSVVGGLFVLCLILVAAFCLYKSKQKRFSRVQSPNATVIHPRHSGSDNDSVKITVAGSSVSVGAVSETHTVSAGESSDIQMVEAGNMVISIQVLKNVTNNFSEENILGQGGFGTVYKGELHDGTKIAVKRMECGVITGKGTAEFKSEIAVLTKVRHRHLVALLGYCLDGNEKLLVYEYMPQGTLSRHLFNWADEGLQPLEWKRRLTVALDVARGVEYLHGLAHQSFIHRDLKPSNILLGDDMRAKVADFGLVRLAPEGKGSIETRIAGTFGYLAPEYAVTGRVTTKVDVFSFGVILMELITGRKALDESQPEESMHLVTWFRRMQLNKDTFRKAIDPTIDLDEETLANISTVAELAGHCCAREPYQRPDMGHAVNVLSSLVELWKPTDQSSDDIYGIDLEMSLPQALKKWQAFEGRSHMDSSSSSYLPSLDNTQTSIPTRPYGFAESFTSADGR